Below is a genomic region from Miscanthus floridulus cultivar M001 chromosome 1, ASM1932011v1, whole genome shotgun sequence.
GCAATGGTACCTTGTATACCGCGCCAAAGCCTCCATGTCCAAGCTTATTCTCTACGGCAAAATTTGCAGTTGCCCTTCTCAGTGTTGCCAGGTCAAAGAGGAGCGACCCGGAATCGTCAGCTTCCTCCGCATCTGCATACACGTGCTTATTCTCATCATTCACAATTAAAGTTATGAATTTTCGCCATGTTCCCTTTGCTTTGAGACTCATTTCTACCatccttttctttttattcttagtatttatgttttctgaAATATCAAAGATATATACAGAACTTGATCAGGAACAGGGCGCACAACTCACATCGTTTTACTTGTGCTTTTCTCCAGAGGTAGATCATGAACGTGGACAAGAGGAGGACAACTAGGACCCCGAGAACAATGGCCACTACTGTTGCTGCATATCCTGTTCCCCTTGTCCTCTTTGCTGCAGATACAATACATACAATGCAGATAATTAGAGCGATTAAGGAGATGTTTGGCAGAGTGACTTAGGCGGCGAGCTGGTAAGAATCACTTTTCCGTTTACACTAGGAGGTGGGAGCTTAAAAAAAACTACTCTCTACTGAATCCCTCTACAATCAATTCTACCTGCTCCCTGCCTTGCTCCTCCACCATAATCAAGTAGAATCACTCTATTATAGAATCAAGGAGCAGAGCAAGAGAATCCCAGGAGTGGAGCTATCTCCCAAAGAAGGCCAAAAGCTCGAGGAGTACAGTAGTTGCAACTGTTAACGATAATTTCATAATTTATATTTGTGGACGATTCATAGATACTTGCTACAATTACTTTGATGATTTGGGTTTCTGTTTTTCTATCTGAAATTATGCAAAGAGCCTACCATCGTCGTGGACTGCTGCACCCGGCGGAGCCGGCGTCAACGGAGGTGCAACAAGCTTCACTACCGGGCTGCTGTCATAGAAGAGGAACACCTCGAATCTCAGGTTGCACCACACCTCGTTGAACTGGCCGCCGGTTGAGCCGTTGAACACGGCCGGCATCTCGTCCTTGAGCCTGCCGAGGCACGCCAGGCACGCCTCGGGAGCCAGGTTGGGCGTGCACTGCACCAGCCCGTAGATGTTGTGCACCAAGTTGCTGTCCGTGGTCGTGAACCCTTTGGCGGAGGTCACCACCCCGGCGGCGTATCTCTTCGTCGAGTTCCGCGCCGCCCAGGCGGACAGCGCGGCCACGAGGTCGGCCGCGAGCCCCACGAACCGACCGGGGTCGGCGGCGACGTTCACCTGCAGGTTGGTGCCGTACTGCACCAGCTCCGCGGCGTCGCCCGGGCTGGCCAGGAAGTCCGTGTCCGAGTACCGGAGGAGGCAGCGGTCGTAGTAGATGGACACGTCCCTGACGCCCCTGCAGTCGCCGAAGGCGATGTCCGGCGCGAGCGCGAGGCAGGACGTGCACCCGCTGCCGTTGACGTCGCCGCGGCAGAGCGCGAGGCCCCACGTCTGGTCTGGGGCGTAGCCGAGCGTGGCGGTGGCGAAGCCTACGGCGGAGCTGGACGCGTTGGTGGACAGGGACCCGAGGAGCGCGACGACGTTGGAGCGGTAGGTGGAGTTAAGGGCGTAGGAGCTGCCGTTGTTGCAGAGGTAGTTCATGAGGCTGAAAGCGTGGCTGCGGCCCGGCCAGTGAACGGAGAAGAGAAGCAGCAGTAGGAGGACGGAGGCCATGTTGAGCGTGCAGGGTGCGGCGGCCATGAGGTTTGGTTGCCTTCAGTGCTGTGCAGCATCTCACTGCACCTCCAGATGTCACGGGGAGTGCCTCCCCATCCCCCTCCCCGTGGGGAAGAAAGTTATCTATCCCCATCCCCGTCAAGTGTCACGGGGAGAGTTTCTCCCCATCAACAACTACCATGAACACCTTCCCCATGGTATCCGTGTTTGTCCTACTAGCTCTCTTGTCTGCTCACCACCCCAGACGGAGCCACGCGGtcaacatcatgaacttgctCTGCACCACGCGGTCAAAAATCCACTTGTAACCGCTGCCGGCCGGCCGCTGAGCTTATCCGACGGTCGTATCTGGTTCAGGAGGTCCTTTTTACATGCAGAAAGTACCACTCGGCAATGCGTTTCACCGGCTCATACTCATACGACCTCAACGTCGTTGCGCTCCTTGGCCCTTGGGTCCCTGTCTGTGGATGCTTCTACCGTCGGCCGGCCGCGCCATGGACCAGGTGTGGGGCCTCGTGCTCTGCCGCGATGCACCAGCTGCGGTCCTGCCTCGCCCTTGCCGGCTTGCCCCCTGCAGGGGCATCAAGGACGTCTCCGTCTACTGCGACCGCCTCCTCCTAAGGTTCTCGAACGATCCCACCGCCCCGGTGCAGTACGGTACGGGCTCAACCTGGAGGTCAACATCACCGTCGAGGGCGGCACACAACTCGACGTCGAGGtacgccgccgcccgccggcgTGATGACCTCCGGCGAAGGGTTCACGACGGGCTACGCCCTAGTGCACAGCATCTACGGGCTGGTGCAGTGCGCGCCGGAGCCGTGCAAGGGGTGCCTGGACAGGCTCCGGGAGGAGGATGAGGATATGCCAGCCGTACTCAATGGCACGAGCGGCGCACAGTTCAATCTGGTGTGGTGAACCTTCTACGACAGCAGCCAGTAATGAATGAAGCTGGTCGCGCCACCGGCGGCGGGTGCGTCAGGCCGGAACGACCAAGACACGGTACGCTACTACCATACATCACATCCTCTGTAATTTCTGTAATACTCACACATGCAAGTTGAAGTTGGCAGCTAACAAAGAGAGTCCAATAGttataaaaaaaagagagagtacAATGCATACTCACGCACGAATGATTTTATAGAGCACCCTCGGGCATTGTTTGTAGTCAGATTCGTATCAACCCACATGTGTTACGGTGGATTGAAGTGAAAGTTGAACTAAATTCCACATCAATTCACCCCAACACACATGGATTGAGGTGAATTCgataacatccaaacaaggcctcaaCGGTGTCACGAAAACTAATGGATTTCTGGAGTTGACCAAAGTTACCTACCTACCGGTTCGTTCCTTATTTTCTTTCTCGCTTGTCTCTTTCCTGTCGTCGAACGTCTTTTTTTtccagaaatgctatacaacacacatgtgttttaccaataaaaaacacatggattttgtGTCCGTCCATCGCGCGTTGCGATTTGTGCTTGTGCCCCTCCGCACACGGCCTGAGCTGTGGGCTGCGGCGgcctttttatctttttttttaaatctcGGGAGTCGAGCCGTTTTGTATTCATTTCTCTCGGGAGGAGGGTGGGGAACCTACGCGGCGGATTGGGGGGCCGGAGGGCAATCTGCTGgcgatttctagggtttgtgaatttttgtgcggTTTTTTATCTGAGGTTGTAGATCTCCTCGTTCTCTACTCGTTTCTGACTGGATTTTCATCGGTGTTTCGGCGATTCGCCCTCTCTGTGAAGACCCGCGTCGGATTTGCTTGTCTCGGCGCGGCGCGGGGTTGAGGCAGACGCGCGCCGGGCTCATGGCAGCTACCGCTCCGCCGCTTCCCCGCACGCAACCACCTCACGCCTCTGCCTCTTCTTAAGTCAGTCCCCGAGCTTTCCTCTCCCTCCACTTCGCCGCGACGATCTCCTCCCACCCGTAGTCCGTAGACCAACATCAACGATACTAACCAGTGCGCCCTGCATGCCTCTCTTGGCGGCTGCCGCGGCCGTTGCCGCCTGTCCTTCCCCGATCGTCCTCACCTGCCCTCTGTGCCGTATCGAGGCGCATCCGCGGCGCCGGTGGAGGTTCCGGTTGGAGGCAAGCTCATCGGCGTCCGCGTCAGCTCCCGCGCCGGCCGCGGCGGATGAGGGAGGCGGAGCGGGGCCGTGCCCCGTGGTCAGGTTCGACATGTCCGACTTCACCGTCGCCGACCGCGTCAACGTCGGGCTCCATGGATGGGTAGGTGCTGATCGGGTCTTCTGATTTGCTCTCCAGCTCGCTAATTTTGTGGTGCTTCTCCCGTTTTGCTAATGGTTAGTAATTTGTTTTTGGTTCGGGATGCAATCGGATGAGATGATCTTCGAGGCCACAGTGTGCGATCCGAGCAGGTCAGTGCGTAAGACACTCTAGACAGTACGAATTCGTCGCATTCGTGGCGATTGTTTCTGATTTTGGCGTTCAGCGAGCTGTATGGGTCAATGGTGGTGCTGCGGCAGCTGAAGAGTTTGCAGGCGAAGCGCAGGGGGCGTCGTGCTCTCGAGGTGGGGTTCACCTACTGTGAACTACAGTATTGAGTTAGTTCGTTGGCTGAGCTTGTGTGTTTGTGTGATTTTAGGTGCTGAAGAAGCTGGCTCGTCGCCAAATGATATACCACTCCTATGCACTTCAGGTCCATGGTTACATTGCTCCGTGCAATGccgtggaggaggaagatgtccCGTTAGTATTGGTTCATGGGGTTAGTGCTTTTCTCTTACTCCCTCAAGCTGATCTGGCTTATCTTAAATGCCACAGTGTTCATGGGGTTAGTGCTTTTCTCTTACTCCCTCAAGCTGATCTGGCTTATCTTAAATGCCACAGTGTCATTTTCATGTTTCAATTTGGGATCTAGTTGTAGTTTGGAGTCATTTTCATGCCCGCTCATAGGTTTTAGGTGTATGTAGGTGTAATTGACACATTAATTTTGTATATTCTCCCAACAGAATATTGGAACTTTTCAGAGCTATTTTCGTGTATACCTTAACTTTTCAAAAAGGGTTAGATTTTGCTTCCCTATGGGTGGAACAATTCACTGACTGAAGCATTGAGGTGCTTGTCACATCCTTCTTTATACAGAAATATCGCTTCATAGTCCCTACCTCTGTCTGATTATCTGCATTCATGTGCAGAGCCCACTTGATGTTGATAAGCTTCGGAAGATCGGTGTAAAAACTGTATTATGCTTGCAGCAAGATTCAGATCTTGAGTATCCCCACTAATATTTTGTGATGCATAATCAGCTACCTTTACCAATCTTTTGATTTGAAACCATCAATTTCATACGCCCTTTTAAGGGCTCAAATTTGCTAAACCAGACAACTCGTTTAGCAGCTGTAAAGTTAATCCCTTCATTTTAGCAACAAACACAACAAAACAGTCACCCAGTCTTTGTAATTTTGTTATGAATTAATAGATGCTACCTCTGATTTGAACTGAGAAACTACCTGGGTTACTCCCTTTTCATGCTGACTATGTTAGATATCAATATCTATAAAAATGAACTTCAGCCCTAGTAGTCTAATCTTTTATGCGTCTATGTTGGTCAATGCAGCACAAAACATCTTCTAAAAGTTTATTTGTATTTTAATAAAATGGTCTTTTGTTGTTTCCACTGCCATCTGATGCTTCCATTCCGTGATTATATCTTTCTTCCTTTACCATCCAACTTGTTCAGATATTTTGGAGTTGACATCGGTGCCATTCAAGATTATTCTCTTCAATTCAAAGATATCATGCACTGCCGTGCTGAAATTAGGTACCCAAACAGTCGTTATTTCTTTTTGGAAGTTTAGGGCCAAGAACTTTGTGGCATAAATCACTGGCCTTGTTTATATACAATTAAGCAAATCCTTTTCACCATGGGGTAATGCCCATTAGTTAAGTTTATAAGCTGTATAGTCTCTTGAGGAAATAGAGGATCTGTATTTCCATCGAACGACACTTATATGGCAGTTGCCAGTTTGTTTTCCTAGCATTGATCTAAGTGCTCTCTTTTTCCCCTATTGCCGTTATTCTGCATATTTAAACTGTTCCTATGTTTAATCACAACAGGGATTTTGATGCTTTTGATTTGCGATTGAGGCTTCCTGCCGTGGTTAGCAAATTGCACAAGCTTATCAACTGTAATGGTGGTGTAACATATATACATTGTACTGCTGGACTTGGAAGAGCTCCTGCTGTTGCAGTAGGTTTACATAGcactgtttttttttgtttcccaAGACAGCCTATTGTTTTACATAGTCCATTTGTTTCTCTATAGATCCTTTTGTTGCACTAGGTTTACATTATTTTTCTTATATTGCTCATAGCCAGGTTGAATGAAAGCAAACCTTTTGGAGAAAACCATGCTTATGTGCTTTAGAAAGAGTACTAAGTACCAATCCTCCCAAGTTACAAAGTTATGCCTAGATAAAAAAAGAGCATCCCATGATGCACTAACATCATAAATACAAATGCTACAGTCTGTAGCTTTGTAGCGCTTTAATAACCTCAAGATTTGACTGGGTCTAATTTCTTCCAAGTTATGTAACTTAATTAGAAAATAGTACTTAGGGGGACACATCATTGGCTACAATTTGTTATTGTCCACAGCCTTGAGCATTATTGTTTGATAGCTTTCTAAGTCTGAGCACTTTTTGTAAATTTCAGTTGGCTTATATGTTCTGGATTCTTGGGTACAGTCTCAATGAAGGACATCAGCTGCTGCAGGTAATTCATTGCAGTTGGTACAACCTTTTTTCGAATATTTCAGCAGTTCTGTTTGTTGGAAGAAAAGATACTATGCTAATTATCTGTGCACTGGAAAACTAACATCTAATGATTATCTGTTCTTAAATTCATTTTTCATTTTGTAGAGTAAACGGGATTGCTTTCTGAAGTTGGAAGTCATTAAGTTGGCAACTGCTGACATTGTAAGTGAATATTGTACTGATTTCTCAGTAGTAGTTATGATGGAGAAGTGGATACAGATCATGGTGAGTCAAAGATTTTTCTACTAAGCGATAACTGTCTTATTATTTAGCTGACAGGATTATCCAAAAACATAATCACTTTGAAGTGGGAAGACGATGGTTGTTCCTCTGTTGAAATTTCTGGACTCGACATTGGCTGGGGCCAGGTATGTTTTTCCTTCAATTGTGCGTTTAAAGATTTCCCTTTTGGACGTGACTAGGATTAGGACATTTATTGAAGTTGCATAATAAATTAGATGCTACTACCTGTCTACCTCTGGCCATATTTATATGACGTTCCGACAAAGCAGTCTTTGTTAACTGAACTGGCACCTGCGGTGGGGATGTCATATATATTGGACTGGAGGGAGCACATATATATTCTGTATGAGGCTTAGTGGATTAAACTAAGAACTGATACAAGCCAAGTTTTtgcccttgtcctttcatagtaaaaaattgtctcttgtgatttgtgctatcacttcatgaactttgttaattctgatttgtgccaatacacatctcatttttgtccttgtcctctCACATCAATATAATACAAACCCCAGAAGCATCATTTTCCACCTGTAGCTTGTTTTATTAGGTGGTTTGCTATCAATGACACTGCTATAGGAGCACTTATGTCTTATGCTAGTTGTACTTTAGTGATACCAAAGAACTATTTCTGATCAGACAACTTAAAGATTCAGTAAACCAAACAATTTAAAGATTCAGTTACATAATTGCAGTTTGCTATAATGTAGATTGCAAGTTTCAGGCACTACAATTTTAGTTCTAAGCATATGCAATATGCTGTTGTTGAACCGTTAGCCTCGTTGTTACTAAATTGTTACTTGTAATTTGTGCTAGAGCTAGTATATTTGTTACTAAATTGCATTTTAGATTTGTCATGATTTTGTGGTTGTGTCCTAGTTTGTCATCTATCTTTGTTAATACTGATAAACAAGTCATCCTTGCTAGCTTTACCAGTGTTGTGCATGTCTGCTTCATTTCCCAGTTGCAGTAGGTGCTGATGATGAATGTAGCTTTGGTTTCAATGACTCACTAGGTTCTCAGGACCACACTGCATCTTTCCTGTGAACCCTATTTGCTGCGTAAGGTATCTATTTGTCTTCCTTGATTTTTTAGGTTAACACCAGCGGATAGTTTATTAGTCTGGCTGAGATGGTGGGTCAAGTTGATTTTAACAAGACAGTTGAATACTTGCAGCAGGACAAGTGGACTGGTTGGTTTCTTGTCAAGTGGCACATTATGAAGGACGTTCCTAACAGCTTGTTGAAGCACATCATTCTTGAGTATAATGAAAACAAACCAGTTACTAACAGCGGACACACGCAGGAGGTGAGTTAAGTTGCTTTCAGTTTTTCTCTTGTTTTGTCAGTTTCTCCACTAATTATTGATGGTTTCACATTGTAGTAGAAATTCTTGATATGCATGAATTAGGAAGCCAGTACTCTCTTATGATAAATGGAAAATTGCTATGTCTAACTGTTTTAATGTTGCGGTAGCTAAGTTTTTCCATACTTTTCATGGTGTCTCCAGGTTATCTGTCTAACTCTTTTAATTGTTAtctgtgatttgtgccaacacatttcATTTCTGTTTATTGTAgtttgtgatttgtgccagcacagacattgtccttgtctttccatagaaaaaaatgttatttgtgatttgtgccaacacatttcatttctgtttattgtgatttgtgatttgtgctagcgcGGATAAcattttttgtccttgtccttccatagaaaaaattgttatttgtgatttgtgccaacatatTTCATttctgtttattgtgatttgttcCTAATGTCGTAGTGAATTCATCATGCAAGCAGCGTCTTGAGGCAGTTCTGCTAGGACTAGTAAAAGAAGGTGAGGAACAGCTACAATAATGTGGTGGTTTGGTTGTTTTTGTTTTGGTTCACAATTTTGTTGTTCTGAATCACTCAGTCTGCTAAACATGCAGGCAGTGTCTTGAGGCACAAAGTGTAGTTCCTCTGGAGTAACCAAGAGGATAATGCCGAGGTATGTATGTCCAGCCCTAAATTTTGTGAACTTGCTGCTGTTTTTGTTACTCCAAACCAGCTATGTAAATTCATCACTCTTTTTATGTACACATTCTATGCTGTTTAATTGTACTATGAGCAGGCTCCACATTCATGAGCTGGATTCTGTATTTATATACATATACAATATAATTGCATTAACAACATGTAGTATTTGCACTATTTGAAACATGCAATTTTCATGTtcttgttttgtaatttttgaagATCATAATCATTGTGCATTTTTTCACCAAGAACATCTCATTATGTGTGAGTAAATATTTTGTTTCGTAGTAATTTCATCGATATAATGCATTACACTTAATCATTTTTTCATATTCTTTGGATGCTATGCTGGAAAGATGGTGTCATTTGTGTACATTCCAATTTATGTTTACTTGTCTTTTTTATTTTACCTTTTTGTAGGAGCATCCAAATATTGTTGTCTAGCTTGTCGACCTCATTGGTATCACATCAATAATGGAGGTAAGTAGTTATTGAACTCATTCCCCGTCTAGTTTGGTGATTGCCTTTGGTTGGTGTTGGTCATCAAATTGATTCTAAAATAGGTGTTGATGAGATTGATTGGCGCTGATGAAACCATATACTCAAATTTCGCGGATACATTGCATTGGTTAGAGAACACAGATGTACTGGAAATGATTGTGGATAAATTTAGCTCATCAGTAAGTACACTTGATCACTCAGTAACATAGTGCTATACGACATTTGTTGGGCACTAAACCATGTCATTATTAAGCTTTGGTGTGTGTAGAGTGTGTGGGTGTTTGGGTTCTTGTCCTGTATTTTCTTCTTAATAATAATGAACCGCAGCTCTCCTGCATTTTCATAAAAAATGTCATTATTATGCTGTACTTGCAGTGGTtatggaggttggtttgttgtctCAGTAGAATTCATATGTTTTTTGGATATATTTCTAGTAAAGGGCTCATATATCTATGTTGCCTTGATCAAACATGACTCTTCTAAAGTGCATGCAAATGCTACTGAAATCCTTTCCGCCGTAACTCAATGCGCCCCTCCTGCTCTTGCTACGAAAATATGCAGCCCAAGGTTTGTCCTTTTCATTTAATTTTTGTGCGATCAGAAAATGCCGTAAATCTATTTCTTGATACTTGTCATCTTATTTTTTTCTTTGCTGGGCTATGTTGCTAGTATTTTGATTGCGCCTTGTGTTTGTAGCCAACGTTACCATCAGAAGG
It encodes:
- the LOC136473420 gene encoding cysteine-rich receptor-like protein kinase 6, translating into MAAAPCTLNMASVLLLLLLFSVHWPGRSHAFSLMNYLCNNGSSYALNSTYRSNVVALLGSLSTNASSSAVGFATATLGYAPDQTWGLALCRGDVNGSGCTSCLALAPDIAFGDCRGVRDVSIYYDRCLLRYSDTDFLASPGDAAELVQYGTNLQVNVAADPGRFVGLAADLVAALSAWAARNSTKRYAAGVVTSAKGFTTTDSNLVHNIYGLVQCTPNLAPEACLACLGRLKDEMPAVFNGSTGGQFNEVWCNLRFEVFLFYDSSPVVKLVAPPLTPAPPGAAVHDDAKRTRGTGYAATVVAIVLGVLVVLLLSTFMIYLWRKAQVKRYAEEADDSGSLLFDLATLRRATANFAVENKLGHGGFGAVYKGFLPDGRQIAVKRLDKASGQGLKELRNELLLVAKLRHNNLAKLLGVCLKGQEKLLVYEYMLNRSLDTFLFVPEKRPLLDWETRYRILYGTARGLLYLHEDSQIRIVHRDLKASNILLDADMNPKISDFGVARLFSADKTTTITSQVVGTLGYMAPEYAVLGQLSVKLDVYSLGVLILEIVTGRKNTDMFESATGESIILLSYVWDHWVRGTVLEAVDPFLDCQAPETESEVMKCIHLGLLCVQENPADRPTMLDVLVMLHGQSSGVFAAPSKPAFAFAYGETMSSDERRNVSLNGMSVSEFQPR
- the LOC136452248 gene encoding phosphoglucan phosphatase DSP4, amyloplastic-like, which encodes MVICFWFGMQSDEMIFEATVCDPSSELYGSMVVLRQLKSLQAKRRGRRALEVLKKLARRQMIYHSYALQVHGYIAPCNAVEEEDVPLVLVHGSPLDVDKLRKIGVKTVLCLQQDSDLEYFGVDIGAIQDYSLQFKDIMHCRAEIRDFDAFDLRLRLPAVVSKLHKLINCNGGVTYIHCTAGLGRAPAVALAYMFWILGYSLNEGHQLLQSKRDCFLKLEVIKLATADILTGLSKNIITLKWEDDGCSSVEISGLDIGWGQQDKWTGWFLVKWHIMKDVPNSLLKHIILEYNENKPVTNSGHTQE